The proteins below are encoded in one region of Anoplopoma fimbria isolate UVic2021 breed Golden Eagle Sablefish chromosome 19, Afim_UVic_2022, whole genome shotgun sequence:
- the dkk3b gene encoding dickkopf-related protein 3b, which yields MSAIMLLLVSLSLCLRTTDGAAQSGAVDLREALERGPVSLNDMFREVEELMEDTQHILEEAVDQITTESAKSALTSLDLHPNYHNETKKMITDGDGAVQVLDRADKETYNKTGDIHLSHIHMEISGHLNGVDHECMVDEDCGHLKYCLYEIENSKCLPCIPTDMPCSKDEECCSDQMCVWGQCTVNATKGTEGSICQGQSDCRPDLCCAFQQELLFPVCNPKPEKGESCLNHPNLLMDMLAWDQEGPRDHCPCADDLQCQPHGRGRRSVCGE from the exons ATGTCCGCTATCATGCTGTTGTTGGTTTCTTTGAGTTTGTGTTTGCGGACGACCGACGGTGCGGCGCAGAGCGGGGCAGTGGACCTGCGGGAAGCTCTGGAGCGGGGCCCGGTCAGTCTGAACGACATGTTCcgagaggtggaggagctgatggaggacACGCAGCACATATTGGAGGAGGCTGTGGACCAG ATAACTACTGAGAGTGCTAAATCAGCTTTGACGTCACTGGATCTGCATCCTAACTACCACAATGAGACGAAGAAGATGATAACAGATGGAGATGGAGCGGTGCAGGTCCTAGATAGAGCTGACAAG GAGACTTATAATAAAACAGGAGATATTCATCTTTCACACATCCATATGGAGATTTCTGGCCATTTGAACGGTGTGGATCAC GAGTGCATGGTGGACGAGGACTGTGGTCACCTGAAGTACTGCCTGTATGAGATTGAGAACTCCAAGTGCCTCCCCTGCATACCAACGGACATG CCCTGCAGTAAGGATGAGGAGTGTTGCTCagaccagatgtgtgtgtggggtcaGTGTACAGTCAATGCTACCAAAGGAACAGAGGGATCTATCTGTCAGGGTCAGAGTGACTGCAGGCCGGACCTCTGCTGTGCCTTTCAACAAG AGCTGTTGTTTCCAGTATGTAATCCCAAACCAGAGAAGGGGGAGTCCTGTCTGAACCACCCCAACCTGCTAATGGACATGCTGGCCTGGGACCAGGAGGGTCCCCGTGACCACTGCCCCTGTGCCGACGACCTCCAGTGCCAACCTCATGG acgAGGACGAAGATCTGTTTGTGGAGAGTAG